A part of Acidobacteriota bacterium genomic DNA contains:
- a CDS encoding NUDIX domain-containing protein translates to MSAASFDIGLNAVIFAVTDEVPRVLVVRPPASSSGEETLPVGLLDPLRDRTLELSLRRRVREQTGLSLGYVEQLYTFGDRDRDPLVREEGLRALSVAYLALVHQAAPSGEREAGWRDIYAYLPWEDWRRGRPAVLERWVEPTLEGWVRQVAGAARDERRERADITFGLGGVAWNGDRVLERYELLYESGAVAESHRDHGPGGDDSCTLGRAMALDHRRILATALGRLRGKLKYRPVVFELLPGTFTLLRLQRVVEALSGVRLHKQNFRRLVEKGGLVEGTGMVDPQTGGRPAELFTFRREVLRERPAPGVGLPGAPR, encoded by the coding sequence GTGAGCGCCGCCTCCTTCGATATCGGCCTCAATGCCGTGATCTTCGCGGTGACGGACGAGGTGCCGCGGGTTCTGGTGGTCCGTCCGCCGGCATCGTCGAGCGGTGAGGAGACGCTGCCCGTAGGGTTGCTCGATCCGCTGCGGGACCGCACCCTCGAGCTGTCCCTGCGGCGCCGGGTCCGCGAGCAGACCGGCCTCTCCCTGGGCTATGTCGAACAGCTCTACACCTTCGGCGACCGGGATCGCGATCCGCTGGTGCGCGAGGAGGGCCTCCGGGCCCTTTCCGTCGCCTATCTCGCCCTGGTTCATCAGGCGGCCCCGTCCGGAGAGCGGGAGGCCGGCTGGCGCGACATCTACGCCTATTTGCCCTGGGAGGATTGGCGCCGCGGCCGTCCGGCGGTGCTCGAGCGCTGGGTCGAGCCGACCCTCGAAGGCTGGGTGCGCCAGGTTGCCGGCGCGGCCCGCGACGAGCGCCGCGAGCGGGCCGACATCACCTTTGGCCTCGGCGGCGTCGCCTGGAACGGCGATCGCGTGCTCGAGCGCTACGAGTTGCTCTACGAGAGCGGCGCCGTCGCCGAGTCACACCGCGATCACGGCCCCGGCGGCGATGACTCTTGCACCCTCGGCCGCGCCATGGCCCTCGACCATCGGCGCATTCTCGCCACCGCCCTGGGCCGCCTGCGGGGCAAGCTGAAGTACCGGCCGGTGGTTTTCGAGCTACTGCCCGGAACCTTCACGCTGCTCCGCCTGCAGCGCGTCGTCGAGGCCCTCTCTGGCGTCCGTCTGCACAAGCAGAACTTCCGCCGGCTGGTGGAGAAGGGCGGCTTGGTGGAGGGCACCGGAATGGTCGATCCCCAAACCGGTGGCCGCCCGGCGGAGCTCTTCACCTTCCGCCGCGAGGTGCTCCGTGAACGGCCGGCGCCCGGCGTGGGACTGCCCGGCGCGCCGCGCTGA
- a CDS encoding M1 family metallopeptidase: protein MYVKTFIKPALLILLALAFASTAAATALPAPAYSIQIAAELDPETRELTGKQFLRWTNRATVAIPDLQFHLYLNAFANNRSTFMIESGGRHRSSEFDDEEWGFCEILQITADGIDLSADAEFLQPDDGNREDRTVVRYPLPQPLEPGAEVVLEIDFLSRFPDIFARTGMHGDYILGGQWFPKIAVFEDTGDRGRRTPGWNAHQFHLSSEFYADFGDYDVSLTFPERYQGKIGATGRRQSEEVADGKVTQRYLQRGVHDFAFTADPLYEVITDTFDPQRDVPAELRRHWQELLALTDDEATLTPVDIELFIHPENLPQAERYLSSAKAAIRGYGLRLGTYPYDTLTLVDPAAGAGGSGGMEYPTFITLGTHPILDLPPFDEVRAPEIVTVHEFGHQYFQGMIANNEFEEAWIDEGINSYYEMEVMEDEYDSAIRVPGVMTISPFESNHASVAGGRYSDVIAAPAWRYMSRGRYGRNSYPKPAVTLRHMEGVLGDQTFHRAMRAFFQEFQFKHPTTADFERTLERETGRDLSGFFAQALHSTRGLDYGVRSLDTKRVKDERGFFWRDGERVELGGDETESEAVEEDGEADGEDETWRSTAVIFRYGEFTHPVTVEFRFDDGQVVRRTWEGENRWVRWTFEGPMRLDSVEVDPDQVLALDANRINNGRSRQSDGTAKMSFFSSMIFWLQSLFQAVTLLA from the coding sequence GTGTACGTCAAGACGTTCATAAAGCCCGCCCTGCTCATCCTCCTGGCCCTCGCTTTCGCCTCGACGGCGGCGGCGACCGCGCTACCCGCTCCGGCCTACAGCATCCAAATCGCAGCGGAGCTCGACCCGGAGACCCGCGAGCTCACCGGCAAGCAGTTCCTGCGCTGGACCAATCGGGCCACCGTCGCCATCCCGGACCTCCAGTTCCATCTTTACCTCAACGCCTTCGCCAACAACCGCTCGACCTTCATGATCGAGTCCGGCGGACGTCATCGCAGCAGCGAGTTCGACGATGAAGAATGGGGCTTCTGCGAGATCTTACAGATCACCGCCGACGGTATCGACCTCTCCGCCGACGCCGAGTTCCTGCAGCCCGACGACGGCAACCGGGAGGACCGCACGGTGGTGCGCTACCCGCTGCCGCAGCCCCTCGAGCCAGGCGCCGAGGTGGTCCTGGAAATCGACTTCCTGAGCCGCTTCCCGGACATTTTCGCGCGCACCGGGATGCACGGCGACTACATCCTCGGCGGCCAGTGGTTCCCCAAGATCGCCGTCTTCGAGGACACCGGCGACCGCGGCCGCCGGACCCCCGGCTGGAACGCCCATCAGTTCCACCTGTCGAGCGAGTTCTACGCCGACTTCGGCGATTACGACGTCAGCCTCACCTTCCCGGAGCGCTACCAGGGGAAGATCGGAGCCACCGGCCGGCGGCAGAGCGAGGAAGTCGCCGACGGCAAGGTCACCCAACGCTACCTGCAGCGCGGCGTCCACGACTTCGCCTTCACCGCCGATCCCCTCTACGAGGTGATCACCGACACCTTCGATCCACAGCGCGACGTACCGGCCGAGCTGCGCCGCCATTGGCAGGAGCTGCTCGCCTTGACGGACGACGAGGCAACGCTCACGCCGGTCGACATCGAGCTCTTCATCCACCCCGAGAACCTGCCCCAGGCGGAGCGCTACCTGAGCTCCGCCAAGGCCGCCATCCGCGGCTATGGCCTGCGCCTCGGCACCTACCCCTACGACACCCTGACGCTGGTCGATCCGGCGGCCGGCGCCGGCGGCTCCGGCGGCATGGAGTACCCCACCTTCATCACCCTCGGCACCCACCCGATCCTCGATCTGCCGCCCTTCGACGAAGTGCGGGCCCCAGAGATCGTGACGGTGCACGAGTTCGGCCATCAGTACTTCCAGGGCATGATCGCCAACAACGAATTCGAAGAGGCCTGGATCGACGAGGGCATCAACTCCTACTACGAGATGGAGGTGATGGAGGACGAGTACGACTCCGCCATCCGAGTTCCGGGGGTGATGACCATCTCGCCCTTCGAATCGAACCATGCCTCGGTCGCCGGCGGCCGCTACAGCGACGTGATCGCGGCCCCCGCCTGGCGCTACATGAGCCGCGGCCGCTACGGCCGCAACAGCTATCCCAAGCCGGCCGTCACCTTGCGACACATGGAGGGTGTCCTGGGCGACCAGACCTTCCACCGCGCCATGCGCGCCTTCTTCCAGGAGTTCCAGTTCAAGCATCCGACGACGGCCGACTTCGAGCGCACCCTCGAACGCGAGACCGGCCGTGATCTCTCGGGCTTTTTCGCCCAGGCGCTGCACTCGACCCGCGGCTTGGACTACGGCGTCCGCAGTCTGGACACCAAGCGGGTCAAGGACGAGCGCGGCTTCTTCTGGCGTGACGGCGAACGCGTCGAGCTCGGTGGCGATGAGACCGAGAGCGAGGCCGTCGAGGAAGACGGCGAAGCGGACGGCGAGGATGAGACCTGGCGTTCGACGGCGGTGATCTTCCGCTACGGCGAGTTCACCCATCCGGTGACGGTGGAGTTCCGCTTCGACGACGGCCAGGTGGTCCGGCGGACCTGGGAAGGCGAGAACCGTTGGGTGCGCTGGACCTTCGAAGGTCCGATGCGTCTCGACAGCGTCGAGGTCGATCCCGATCAGGTCCTCGCCCTCGACGCCAACCGAATCAACAACGGTCGCAGCCGCCAGAGCGACGGCACCGCCAAGATGTCCTTCTTCAGCAGCATGATCTTCTGGTTGCAGAGCCTGTTCCAGGCCGTGACCTTGCTGGCCTGA
- a CDS encoding nodulation protein NfeD gives MIGLLFLALLAAGLAPALAQAEEEKPPAEVRTGEVLHLRIDSIIHPVVAEFIVDSMAEADASEAQLLVVELSTPGGLLPSTREMFTAMLAAETPVAVYVSPSGSQAASAGFFLLMAADVAAMAPGTNTGAAHPVGGDGKDIEGTMGEKVEQDSAATIRSLAERQGRNVEAAEAGVLESTSYSADEALDLELIDLIVDSLPQLLDEIDGRVIEKGGQRWRLETADAPVRRLEMPALRQILSVLANPSLAAILMSLGFLGIYFEFMNPGSYLPGIVGALCLILAFLGLSILPFNAAGIALILLAVALFVAEVKVASFGLLTLAGVVSLVLGALVLFKDAGPAIRVSNSALISIAATALLVVGSLMVLVLRAHRRPASTGRDGLVGARGKVTSALDPDGKVFVQGEIWNATAETPVADRQPVEVIAVEGMLLRVRPLSSTSSPEAS, from the coding sequence GTGATCGGACTCCTGTTCCTCGCTCTGCTCGCTGCCGGCTTGGCCCCGGCGCTGGCGCAGGCCGAGGAGGAGAAGCCGCCGGCCGAGGTGCGGACCGGAGAGGTCTTGCACCTGCGGATCGATTCGATCATTCATCCGGTGGTCGCCGAGTTCATCGTCGACTCGATGGCCGAGGCCGACGCCTCGGAGGCTCAGCTGCTGGTCGTCGAGCTGTCGACGCCGGGCGGCCTGCTGCCGTCGACGCGCGAGATGTTCACCGCCATGCTGGCCGCCGAGACGCCGGTGGCGGTGTACGTCTCGCCGAGCGGCAGCCAAGCCGCCTCGGCCGGCTTCTTCCTTCTGATGGCGGCCGACGTCGCGGCGATGGCGCCGGGCACCAACACCGGAGCGGCCCACCCGGTGGGCGGCGATGGCAAGGACATCGAGGGCACGATGGGGGAGAAGGTCGAGCAGGATTCGGCCGCCACCATCCGGTCCCTGGCGGAGCGCCAGGGCCGCAATGTCGAGGCCGCCGAGGCGGGCGTGCTCGAGAGCACCTCCTATTCCGCCGACGAAGCCCTCGACCTGGAGCTCATCGACCTGATCGTCGACAGCCTGCCCCAACTGCTCGACGAGATCGACGGCCGAGTGATCGAGAAGGGTGGTCAGCGCTGGCGCCTCGAGACCGCCGACGCGCCGGTGCGCCGGCTCGAGATGCCGGCGCTGCGCCAGATCCTGTCGGTGCTCGCCAATCCCAGCCTGGCGGCGATTCTGATGAGCCTGGGATTCCTCGGCATCTACTTCGAGTTCATGAACCCGGGGTCTTATCTGCCGGGAATCGTCGGCGCCCTCTGCCTCATCCTGGCCTTCCTGGGGCTCTCCATCCTGCCCTTCAACGCCGCCGGTATCGCCCTCATCCTGTTGGCCGTGGCGCTGTTCGTGGCCGAGGTCAAGGTGGCGAGCTTCGGGCTGTTGACCCTCGCCGGCGTAGTGTCGCTGGTGTTGGGAGCTCTGGTGCTGTTCAAAGATGCCGGGCCGGCGATTCGGGTGAGCAACTCGGCGCTGATCTCGATCGCCGCCACCGCGCTGCTGGTGGTGGGCAGTCTGATGGTGCTGGTGCTGCGCGCCCACCGTCGCCCCGCCTCGACCGGTCGCGACGGTTTGGTGGGAGCGCGCGGTAAAGTCACCAGCGCTCTCGACCCGGACGGCAAGGTGTTCGTTCAGGGCGAGATCTGGAACGCCACCGCCGAGACGCCGGTGGCCGATCGGCAGCCGGTCGAGGTGATCGCCGTCGAAGGCATGCTGTTGCGAGTGCGTCCTCTCTCATCGACTTCATCTCCGGAGGCTTCATGA